A stretch of DNA from Clostridium sp. JN-9:
CATTCCTGCCCTCTACAATATCCTCACGTATTTCCTTTGATTCATTATTTTCAAAACTCTTTTTGTAATTAGCTGGAGCTTTTTCTGTAATCCCTTTTACATTTTTATATTTATTTTCATTTTTTCTTGCATCTTTAGACACATATCTTCCTTCTCTGCCTTTGCTTTCTTTATTTCTATTATTTGTTTTGTTCACCATTATTCCTCTTTCCTATATTGTTTACATATTTATTAAAACTGTATTGTATATTATTATAATTTTTTAATTCGCTAACAGATACTAATGCCCAGCCGCTTTCTTTATCCAGGTTAGCAAAGTACTTATCAGCAGGATATGTGTTTTGTATTTTTGTAACATAGGCTTCTGTACAGTATGGTAAAAACTGAGAGTATATTGACTCTCCTCCTATTACAAATACATCATTCATTGGATATCTCTTTATCTTTTCAAATACTTCATTAACCGAACGGCATATAATCACTCTGTCATCATTAAAGCTTTCATTTTTACTAAGCACAATATTTACTCTGTCCTTCAGAGGATTTTTCAAAGGAAAAGATTCAAATGTTTCCCTTCCCATAACCACAACTTTCCCCAATGTCATTTGTTTGAAGAACTTCATATCTTCCGGAATTGACTGCAATAATCTGCCTCCACAGCCAATTCCCCAATTCAAGTCTACAGCAACAATAGCT
This window harbors:
- a CDS encoding dihydrofolate reductase, translated to MKAIVAVDLNWGIGCGGRLLQSIPEDMKFFKQMTLGKVVVMGRETFESFPLKNPLKDRVNIVLSKNESFNDDRVIICRSVNEVFEKIKRYPMNDVFVIGGESIYSQFLPYCTEAYVTKIQNTYPADKYFANLDKESGWALVSVSELKNYNNIQYSFNKYVNNIGKRNNGEQNK